One genomic segment of Panicum virgatum strain AP13 chromosome 2N, P.virgatum_v5, whole genome shotgun sequence includes these proteins:
- the LOC120660654 gene encoding zinc-finger homeodomain protein 9-like gives MEAMDVKYKPFMFPNGAAVKKVKPAAVAPAAGEPLYRECLKNHAASLGGHAVDGCGEFMPSPGANPTDPTSLKCAACGCHRNFHRRAVEGSPPPPAPLALPVLPSVLHGQPHRGGEETPDDRLPGAVDDSDSDSDGSEYDEERSVSPPPPPHHVPAPVAQQPPPPPYFPSGPHMLLSLGSGAPGAAVAAAAQRLPPAQLTPSSAPPPGAAMPRKRFRTKFTAEQKQRMQELSERLGWRLQKRDEAIVDEWCRDIGVGKGVFKVWMHNNKHNFLGGHSARRSASSAPAGPGAGAAPLHAPIANAGAAAPSFNTSAITPPPPVLTSSPPSASGFNINGAAASATTGHPDNVPGASSPQSA, from the coding sequence ATGGAAGCCATGGACGTCAAGTACAAGCCCTTCATGTTCCCCAACGGCGCCGCCGTCAAGAAGGTGAagccggcggccgtggcgccggCAGCGGGGGAGCCGCTGTACCGGGAGTGCCTGAAGAACCACGCCGCGAGCCTGGGCGGCCACGCCGTGGACGGCTGCGGGGAGTTCATGCCCTCGCCGGGGGCCAACCCCACTGACCCGACGTCGCTCAAGTGCGCGGCGTGCGGGTGCCACCGCAACTTCCACCGCCGGGCGGTggagggctccccgccgccgcctgcgccgctggCGCTTCCGGTGCTGCCGAGCGTGCTGCACGGCCAGccgcaccgcggcggcgaggagaccCCCGATGACCGGCTCCCGGGGGCCGTCGACGACTCCGACTCCGATTCGGACGGCTCCGAGTACGACGAGGAGCGGTCGGtgtccccgccgcctccgccgcaccacgtgccggcgccggtggcgcagcagccgcccccgccgccgtacTTCCCGTCGGGGCCGCACATGCTGCTCTCGCTCGGCTCCGGCGCGCCgggggccgcggtggcggccgcggcgcagaGGCTGCCCCCCGCCCAGCTGACGCCGTCGAGCGCGCCGCCCCCCGGGGCCGCGATGCCGAGGAAGCGGTTCCGCACCAAGTTCACCGCCGAGCAGAAGCAGCGGATGCAGGAGCTGTCGGAGCGGCTCGGGTGGCGGCTGCAGAAGCGTGACGAGGCCATCGTCGACGAGTGGTGCCGCGACATCGGCGTCGGCAAGGGCGTCTTCAAGGTCTGGATGCACAACAACAAGCACAACTTCCTGGGCGGCCACAGCGCTCGGCGCAGCGcatcctccgcccccgccggccccggcgccggcgcggcgccgctcCACGCCCCAATCGccaacgccggcgccgccgcaccgtcaTTCAACACGTCCGCcatcacccctccccctcccgtCCTCACCTCGTCACCGCCCTCCGCAAGCGGCTTCAACAtcaacggcgccgccgcctccgccaccaccggccACCCAGACAACGTCCCCGGAGCCTCGTCGCCGCAGTCCGCATAA